Genomic segment of Populus nigra chromosome 14, ddPopNigr1.1, whole genome shotgun sequence:
CCTCATGCTTGCATCATCCCTACACTAGCTACATGGTTCCGCTATCTACATCTGTTTTGATTTATTCATATTACATGTTAATTAAGTATATTTGATGATGAATATGGCCCTGAACCAGTgcagaaaaagagaaaatataactttgagtcagcAACAACTATCCTATGTCTTGCCTTCGCCTTATTCATGTGGGTTTGTTTTGATTGCATGCTATGCAGTGTTCCACGTGACTGACCAGCTTGGAAACAAACTTACTGACGAAAGCCTCATACTCTACATCCAGCaggtctctctctccctctccctgtATAAGTATGCGTATATGTATAATCAATCATCTATACGTCCAACGGTCTAAGTATACACTTAACAGGACAAGTCTTTTGTAGATATTTGAAACTGTCTGCCTTTATGcttttaatatgaattggaaAACAAAACGCAGGCACTGTGTGCGAATAGGAGAAGGGGGGTATCAAAGGAATTGCCAACTTGTCTCCACAGAGAAGTTAGGCCACGACATGTGTCAACAGAGCACACGACCTTGGAGATGGCGGGGACTGACCGACCAGGTCTGCTGTCCGAAATATCAGCTGTGCTTTTTGAGTTGGAGTGCCATGTCACAGCTGCCTTGGCGTGGACCCACAATACGAGAGCTGCTTCGATAATCTACATAGAAGATGGGTTTCGAGGAGGGCCGATCACAGATCCAAAGAGACTAGCGCATGTACAAGAGCAGTTGGAGAATGTGGTTGAAGCCCGTCATGGGATGGGGGAGAGGAGGAGCGTCCGGTTGACTGCTCCAGCCCCAGGACAACAGACCCACACGGAGCGGAGGCTCCACCAGTTGATGTATGCCAACATAGACTATGAACCGTGTCAGGGATGCAATGGCGGAGGTGCAGCACATAGGAATAACTGTACCAAAACTCATGTGTTTATTGAATCTTGTGAGGAGAAGGGGTACTCTGTGGTGAATGTCAGGAGTAGAGACCGGCCAAAGCTCCTGTTTGATACACTCTGCGCTCTAACTGATATGCAGTATGTTGTGTTCCATGCTGTAGTTAGTTCTAAGGGCGCCATGGCTGATCAGGTACGACATCAACATGCATTTCTTTCAGATCAGAACATTGTGTTACTGAAATAGTATGATAATTGCGGGATTGATGCTTGCTCGGAATGTGGATGTTGCAGGAGTACTTCATTAGGCAGAAGGATGGCTGCACTTTGGAAACAGACAGCGAAAGGCATAAACTAACCCAATGCTTGATTGCTGCCATTGAGCGCAGAGTATCCCATGTACGTACTTCTGTTCATGTTTAAATTCTATTTTCCTAGCACTCTAGAGAGCAATGCCTAGTCCAATTTCACCATCATAAGCAATCATGAACCTACCACTTGAAAACCTTGTTCGAACCTGTGACTGAATTATGTTCAGCAGGGATTGAGGCTGGACATTCGCACGCACAACCGAATGGGACTGCTCTCAGACTTGACACGGGCATTCCGCGAGAATGGGCTATCAATATCAAGTGCTGAGATTGGAACAAATGGTGATAGAGCAGTTGGATCCTTCTATGTTACTGATGCTTCAGGATATGAAGCAAATCCACAAGTAATAGAACAGGTAAAAAAAGAGATTGGGGGATCTATCGTGGTAGTTAACAAATCACCAGGCTGGACACCAAAAACTTCAAAGACTCCCTCAGTAGCTAGTCTTAGCAGAACTAGCAGTGGCAGCAGCATACATGAAGATAAACCCCGGTTCTCTCTAGGAAGCCTATTCTGGTCACAGCTTGAGAGGCTTTCAAACAATTTCAGCTCCATACGATCATGACGAGTTTCTAACTCGGGAACTGCTTCTTGGGTTGTACTTTATATCTGTTGTTTGTTAAGTTCGAATGCCAGGAGATGAGTAGTTTCTCTTGCTATAATCAAATGACATAATGTACGTAGACAACACCCTTTTGATTTTAATCCCTCCCACGCCAAGTGCCagaaaaattaatccaaatgaTCATCTAATTTCAGTATGCGAAGACTAGGACAGCAATTCATTAACTGTGATACCGACTAGAGGGAAATTAATCCGAATTCTTGGTATTAAATTGAGATGTGTTTTCTTGAaagttctccttttctttctgttaTATTGGGACATTTTACTAGTCAGAGTACCAGTTGAAAACTTCATGTGATTCCACATCCAGTTGAAGGACACTGTAAAATTactacgtgtgtgtgtgtgtgtgtgtgtgtgtgtgttttccaTGCATGATGATTCAATTTACATTGGAATTTTGAGTTATGTACAGAAATACAGTTTTACAGCCCAACTCGAACTGCAGAAACCATATACAAGATATTCACAGTAAAGAGGTgagaaaacatta
This window contains:
- the LOC133673113 gene encoding ACT domain-containing protein ACR1-like isoform X1, which produces MGTTYQPYIDPEFESLIERIYPPSVCIDNEAYQDCTLVKADSANKHGILLEMVQVLTDLDLVISKSYISSDGGWFMDVFHVTDQLGNKLTDESLILYIQQALCANRRRGVSKELPTCLHREVRPRHVSTEHTTLEMAGTDRPGLLSEISAVLFELECHVTAALAWTHNTRAASIIYIEDGFRGGPITDPKRLAHVQEQLENVVEARHGMGERRSVRLTAPAPGQQTHTERRLHQLMYANIDYEPCQGCNGGGAAHRNNCTKTHVFIESCEEKGYSVVNVRSRDRPKLLFDTLCALTDMQYVVFHAVVSSKGAMADQEYFIRQKDGCTLETDSERHKLTQCLIAAIERRVSHQGLRLDIRTHNRMGLLSDLTRAFRENGLSISSAEIGTNGDRAVGSFYVTDASGYEANPQVIEQVKKEIGGSIVVVNKSPGWTPKTSKTPSVASLSRTSSGSSIHEDKPRFSLGSLFWSQLERLSNNFSSIRS
- the LOC133673113 gene encoding ACT domain-containing protein ACR1-like isoform X2, giving the protein MGTTYQPYIDPEFESLIERIYPPSVCIDNEAYQDCTLVKADSANKHGILLEMVQVLTDLDLVISKSYISSDGGWFMDVFHVTDQLGNKLTDESLILYIQQALCANRRRGVSKELPTCLHREVRPRHVSTEHTTLEMAGTDRPGLLSEISAVLFELECHVTAALAWTHNTRAASIIYIEDGFRGGPITDPKRLAHVQEQLENVVEARHGMGERRSVRLTAPAPGQQTHTERRLHQLMYANIDYEPCQGCNGGGAAHRNNCTKTHVFIESCEEKGYSVVNVRSRDRPKLLFDTLCALTDMQYVVFHAVVSSKGAMADQEYFIRQKDGCTLETDSERHKLTQCLIAAIERRVSHGLRLDIRTHNRMGLLSDLTRAFRENGLSISSAEIGTNGDRAVGSFYVTDASGYEANPQVIEQVKKEIGGSIVVVNKSPGWTPKTSKTPSVASLSRTSSGSSIHEDKPRFSLGSLFWSQLERLSNNFSSIRS